One window of Marmota flaviventris isolate mMarFla1 chromosome 5, mMarFla1.hap1, whole genome shotgun sequence genomic DNA carries:
- the Cetn3 gene encoding centrin-3: MSLALRSELVVDKTKRKKRRELSEEQKQEIKDAFELFDTDKDEAIDYHELKVAMRALGFDVKKADVLKILKDYDREATGKITFEDFNEVVTDWILERDPHEEILKAFKLFDDDDSGKISLRNLRRVARELGENMSDEELRAMIEEFDKDGDGEINQEEFIAIMTGDI; encoded by the exons ATGAGTTTAGCTCTGAG AAGTGAACTTGtagttgacaaaacaaaaagaaaaaaaagaagagaacttTCTGAGGAACAGAAGCAAGAAATTAAAGATGCTTTTGAGCTATTTGATACAGACAAAGATGAAGCAATAGATTATCATGAATTAAAG GTGGCAATGAGAGCCTTGGGGTTTGATGTAAAAAAAGCTGATGTACTGAAGATTCTTAAAGATTATGACCGAGAAGCCACAGGGAAAATCACCTTTGAAGATTTTAATGAAGTTG tgACAGACTGGATATTGGAAAGAGATCCACATGAAGAAATACTGAAGGCATTTAAACTATTTGATGATGATGACTCAGGTAAAATAAGCTTGAGGAATTTGCGACGAGTTGCAAGAGAATTGGGTGAAAATATGAGTGATGAAGAACTTCGGGCTATGATAGAAGAGTTTGATAAAGATGGTGATGGAGAAA